A DNA window from Nymphalis io chromosome 28, ilAglIoxx1.1, whole genome shotgun sequence contains the following coding sequences:
- the LOC126778990 gene encoding putative gamma-glutamylcyclotransferase CG2811 isoform X2, whose protein sequence is MLKIFKLTFLKPKVNFCQIFRTMSYKVFVYGTLKRNEPNHHWLTNPDNGVGQFINEGRTKTKYPLIIGTKYNIPFLLHSPGDGHNVKGEIYEVDDTMLSKLDILEDHPNYYVREIDDVIVNKDPSSEEETVKCWIYFLKNFRRELLTKPQLENYSSQGSHGLPYMERSKRDPNDNYYPEVKR, encoded by the exons atgctaaaaatatttaagttaacatttttaaaacctaAAGTAAATTTTTGTCAAATATTCAGAACT ATGTCTTATAAAGTATTTGTATATGGAACACTGAAACGCAATGAGCCGAATCACCATTGGCTCACAAACCCAGACAATGGTGTAGGACAATTTATTAATGAGGGCAGGACAAAAACAAAGTATCCGCTCATTATAGgaacgaaatataatataccCTTTCTACTACATAGTCCAGGCGATGGTCATAATGTTAAAG GAGAAATATATGAAGTTGATGACACAATGCTAAGCAAATTAGACATCCTAGAAGATCATCCCAACTATTACGTCAGAGAAATTGATGACGTCATTGTTAATAAAGA TCCTTCATCTGAGGAAGAAACTGTAAAATGTTGGATATATTTCCTGAAGAATTTCCGTCGAGAGCTGTTAACCAAGCCACAGCTTGAAAACTACTCATCTCAAGGTTCACACGGCCTGCCCTACATGGAAAGGTCCAAACGAGATCCTAACGATAATTATTATCCAGAAGTTAAACGATAA
- the LOC126778990 gene encoding putative gamma-glutamylcyclotransferase CG2811 isoform X1: MLKIFKLTFLKPKVNFCQIFRTMSYKVFVYGTLKRNEPNHHWLTNPDNGVGQFINEGRTKTKYPLIIGTKYNIPFLLHSPGDGHNVKGEIYEVDDTMLSKLDILEDHPNYYVREIDDVIVNKDPSSEEETVKCWIYFLKNFRRELLTKPQLENYSSQGSHGLPYMESNNESTIDDLDDMLCDMKS; this comes from the exons atgctaaaaatatttaagttaacatttttaaaacctaAAGTAAATTTTTGTCAAATATTCAGAACT ATGTCTTATAAAGTATTTGTATATGGAACACTGAAACGCAATGAGCCGAATCACCATTGGCTCACAAACCCAGACAATGGTGTAGGACAATTTATTAATGAGGGCAGGACAAAAACAAAGTATCCGCTCATTATAGgaacgaaatataatataccCTTTCTACTACATAGTCCAGGCGATGGTCATAATGTTAAAG GAGAAATATATGAAGTTGATGACACAATGCTAAGCAAATTAGACATCCTAGAAGATCATCCCAACTATTACGTCAGAGAAATTGATGACGTCATTGTTAATAAAGA TCCTTCATCTGAGGAAGAAACTGTAAAATGTTGGATATATTTCCTGAAGAATTTCCGTCGAGAGCTGTTAACCAAGCCACAGCTTGAAAACTACTCATCTCAAGGTTCACACGGCCTGCCCTACATGGAAAG